The window CGTCGCGCTCCGCGGGGTGGGCCGTGATGTGCCCGCCCTTGTCCGCGGCGCCGTCGTGGCTGGTCGTACCCACGCGGCGGAGCCGCACATCGACACCGCCCGCGCTCCTCGACGGCGCTGCCGGACCGCCTTCCGGCGGCTCCAGCCCGCGCTCCGCGCAAGCCCGTCGGGCCAGCTCGTCGGTCACCACCACCTGTGTCGCCCAGCGTCGCCGCTGCCGCTCGGCCCGAGCGAGGGCTTCGGGGCGGGTCTCACGATCACGCGGAGGGACCGCCTCAAGGAAGGCGTCCACGCGTTCCTTGGGGACCTCCTCGCCGTGCACGCGAGCCGCGTATTCCCCCGTCATGGCGTCACCTCCAGCTCCACGGCCTCCGTATACGCCACGCAGCCGTGCCAGCCCACCTTCGCCATCAGCCAGTACGACCCCGGCGGCATCGCCGCGCCGTCCACCTCGATCACGGACTCCAGCTGCTCGCCGCCGGCCACGGTGAAGCCCTGGTGGCCGGGGGTCACGCCCGCCCAGGTCCCCCATGAGGAGACGGCCCACAGCGTGCCGCTGATCGGCCCCCGGGTTCTGTTGCGCAGGGTCACGGGGACCCGGGCCCGTTCGCCCCGGCGTACGGTGAGCCGTTCAACTCCCAGCTCTGTCACGAGCGTTGGGCCCTTGTGTCCATCCAGCCCATCCAGCACATCCAGCGCCACGACGTCCTCGTACGTCTGCCCGCCGTACGACAACCGAGCTGCCAGCCAGTGCCGCCCGGGCTCTGGGTCGGGCGGCGGTGTCACCGTGGCCTCGGTGAGCGTGAACCCGCCGGGGCCGAGCGCGTACGGCAGCTCGGCCGGCTCGACGGACCAGCCGGGCGGGACGTGCAGGCTCACCGTGCCCGACACCGGTGCGTCGGTCAGTTCCGAGCTCACCCGGACCGTCGCCGTGACCGGGCCGTCGGCGACGGTGAGCGTGGTCGGCGAGAGGTACACCGCGACCGGCATGTTGCCGCGCGGGGCGGGGCCGCAGTTGTGGAGCCAGTAGCGGGTGGGGACGGGCTGGGCGGGTTCGTGGGCGGCGACGCCGGGACCGGGTGTCGTGTCCGACTCGGTGTCGGCGAGCACGGTGGCCACCTCGAAGCCGGTCAGGTCGAGGTCGAGTGCCCCCTGAGCGTCCGGCGTCAGCGGCTCCCCGCGCCGCTCCAGCACGTCCGCCCGGGCGCCGTCCGTCCACTCCCGCGGCCCGCGCACCCGCGCCCGCACCGGCCGTCCGTTCACCTCATGTACCCGTACGACGACCCCGCGTCCCGGATCGGCCGCCGCCACGCTGCCCCGCGCGAGCGGCGACCCGGCCGGCTTGAGCGCGTCGAGCAGCACCTCACCGGCGGGCTCCAGGCCCAGCAGTGCGGTCTTCCTCGGCAGTACGGCATCCTCGGCCGCCGTCCGCCGCACCCGCCCCGTCAGCGGATGGTTGAACGCATGCCCGGCCTGCGGCAGCCGCAGCTCCCGCCAGTCGCCCGCGCCCGCGACCACGGCGTACTCGAACGTGTGGGACCAGCGCTGGAGCTGGAAGGCCGAGCCGTCGGGCGCCGTACGCCGGGGCGGGTCCACCCAGATGCCGGACGGCCAGCCCGTGCAGGAGCGCATCAGGGACATGTAGAGGTCGCCCGAGGAGGTCACCACACAGCCCGGCGTCCCCCGGTTCAGGACCGCGAAGCTGCGGCCGTCCCACGCGTCCCCGGGCGGCAGGGCCTCCCCGCCGCCCGCCGCCGTGGCCCGCAGCACCGCGTCGTCCAGGTCGGCGATCAGCGCGTCCACGGCTTTGGCGTCGTCCTCGGGGCGGGCGCCCGCCACCACGAGCAGCGGCAGTCGCTCCAGGTCGCGCAGGTCGGCGCCGGGCACCCACTCCTCCCGCAGCGAGGCGCGCGGCGCGACCCAGACGGCGGCCACGCCCTGCTCGGCGAGCTGTCGGCGGAGCTCCCGCCCGGCCGCCGGGTCCCAGCCGAGGGCCTCGGCGACCACGGAGTTGCGCTCGGGCGCGCCGACCGCGATCCGGATGTCGGGCAGGTTGGAGTCGACCTCCAGGTCGCCGTAGCGCGGTCCCCCGGCGATCGTCGAGGTCGCCGTCACGCCCACGCGCACCAGGGCCGCCGCGAGCGCGCTGCCCAGCTCACCGGCGTCGTCCCAGGACGCGTACACCAACTCGGCGACACCGATGGACCGTTCGCCCAGCGGCCTGCCGGAGCCGTCGGCGACCGCGACCCGCGCGGTGGATCCCAGCCCGAACCACGTGTTGGCCGGATTGTCCAGCGTCCACGGGAACCGTTCGCTGTCCACCTCCACGAACCCGAAGCCGCGCCCGATCACCGCGTCGGCCACCTCGTGCACCGGCAGCCCGCCCCGCACGTCGGAGGGCCAGCGGACCCGGATGAGGCGGTCGGCGCCGTCGTAGCCGTCGAGGGTGGTCGTGAGGTCGAGGCGGTCGACGCCCTTCCACAGGGTCAGCCGCTGGGTGTAGCGGAACAGGCCGAGGTCGGCGCGGACGGTGATGCGTGATCCGGCGGGGGAGTGCTCGACATCGATGTCGGCCGTGACGTCCCGGCTGCGGGCGGCGGTCGTGCCGGTGGGGGTGAGGTGCCAGGGGCCCTCCCCGAAGCGCGGGTGCCGTGCGTATTCCTCCTGTACGACCAGCTCGTTGCCGATGTCGCCGGGGCGCAGCAGTTGCCGGCCGCCTTCGGAGAGGGCCCGCAGACTGCTGACGGCGCCGCCGCGCGCGGGGTCGACCGTCACCTCGTAGAACTCGTTGCGGATGGTGGTGCCCTCGTCTCGCGTCCACTCGGGGACGGTCCCCTCGGCGAGCGGGAGCGCCTTGAGGCCCATGCCCGGCACCTGAGGTACGACGACGCGCAGTTCGCCGTCCTCCCGTACGGCGGGCAGGGGCAGCCCGGTGTCGTCCAGCGGTACGAGCCCCGCGTCCTCGACCGCCAGCACGTCCTGCCGCTCCCAGGTCGCGGCGTTGAACACCACCAAGTCCGGTGCGTCGCCAGGTAGTTGGGCGACCTTGCTCGCCAAGGCGTCGGTCGCGTCGGCGTGCACGGTCTCGGCGAGGTCGTACAACTCCCGCCAGCCGGTGAGCAGATCGATATAGACCTGGTCGGACTCCGAGCCGGTGATGGCGTCGTGATGGGCGCCGTAGATCAGCTGCCGCCAGGCCTTGTCGAGCGCCGCGTCCGGATACGGGTGCCCGGTCACCAGCGAGGCGAGCGTCGCCCAGGCCTCCGCGTCGGCGAGCAGCGTCTCGCCGTACCGCTGGGCCTGCTTGGTGTCGATGTAGGAGACGTCCTTGCCGGTGTAGATCGGGTTCATGTCCCGCGTCTGCGGCGAGGCCTTGCGGCCCTCCGACTCCAGCTCCGCGCGGACGGCCGCGAAGAAGTCCCGGGGGATGCCGCTGACGAAACGCGGCCAGACGTAGCGGGCGTTCCAGTCCCGGTGGATGTCCATCACCCAGCGGCACGGCGGCGCGTAGTCACCGCCGACCGGGAGCAGCACATTGCGGGTGAGCGCGACCTGCTTGAGCCCCTTGAACAGCTTGAGCGCGGCCGCCTCCGCCTCCGGCAGGGTCGGCGCGTTGTCGATCGCCCAGCCGGCGCCGTAGTGGTTGACCATGTACGCGGTGAGGATGCCGCGCCCCGAGGGGGCGATCCAGTCGAACTCCGCCGGGAACTGCATCCGCTGCGGATCCCGCGGCTCCTCACCGAAGACGGAGAGGGTGGGGCCCCACTGGTGGAAGGGCCCGCGCGCCCATGAACTCGACGTGACCCCCGCGTCCGCCATCAGCCCGGGGAACTGCGGATCGTGCCCGAACGCGTCCAACTGCCAGGCCGTCTGAGGAGACGCACCGATGATCCCGCGCTGGAAGCCGTCGCCGTACAGGGCGTTGCGTACGGTCGCCTCGGCGCCGGTGAGGTTGGTGTTCGGCTCGTTGTAGGTGCCGCCCATGATCTCCACGCGGCCGGTGCGGATCAGCTGGCGCAGGAAGGCGCGCTCCTCCGGGAAGGCGTCCCAGTAGGGCTTGAGGTAGTCGACCTCGGCGAGCACGAAGGTGTACGCCGCATCGCGCCGCGCCAGATCGCAGTGCGCCCGCACCAGGCTCATGCCGGACTGGCCGCGCGAGTCGAAGGTGCGGGCGGGCAGGCCGGTGGTGGCGGGGTCGTCGGCGACGTCCCAGGTCTCGGTGTAGGCGCCCTGGGTGTTCCACCACACGGGGTCGTAGTGGAAGTGGCTGACCATGAACATCGTCCAGCCGGGTTCGGCGGCCGTGAACGCGGCGGAGTGCTCCGCGGTCCGCCCCGGGTCGTCGGCGTCCTCGGCCGTGACCCTGACATGCGTACGGTCGCCGGGGGCCAGGTCGGTCGTCACCGGTATCTCGGCGCGTACGGTGCCGTCGTCCCCCGCGGTCGCCTCGGCGGAGCCGTGGACACCGGGTCCCTCGACGGTGAGCCGGACCGCCCGGCCGGGGGCATGGCCGATCTCGACGGCCACCACCTGGTGCGGCTGGTCCTCGGTACCGACGAAAAGGTCGGTCGACTCGACAGAGATGACGCGCATGGGGCTCCTACGAGTGCTCGTGGGGAGCCCCATCCTGGCATCGAGGGGATGATTCAAACAACCACCTTCATGTTTCTCAGGTGGTTGAGCCATACATGGCCGACCGGGCTCAGCGAGTCCGGCGGTTCTTCACCGCGTGCTGCGGGGTGATGTGGTCCGTCAGCGCGAGCGAGGCGCTGGCGCGCTGGTAGGAGACCTGGCCGACCCGGACGTAGAGACAGTCGACGATCATCAGGACGGAGTGCCGGCCGCCGATGCTGCCGGTGCGGAAGCTGGTCTCCGAGGTGGCCGAGATGAGCCGGATGTCGGCTGCCTTGGCCAGCGGTGAGCGCGGGTCGGTGGTGATGGCGATGGTGGTGGCGCCCCGCTCCTTGGCCATCTCGAACGGTTCGAGGGTCTCGCGGGTGGCACCCGAGTGGGAGATGCCGATGGCCACGTCGGCCGGGGTGAGCAGGGCCGCGGAGGTGGCCGCCCCGTGTACCTCGGTCCAGCCGCGGACCTGGCAGCCGATGCGGAACAGCCGGGTCTCCGTCTCCTGGGCCACCGCGCCGCTGCCGCCGACGCCGTACACGTCGATACGGCGGGCGCGGGCCAGGGCCTGGGCCGCGCGTTCCAGCGCGTCGAGGTCGATCCGCTCGATGGTCTGCTGGATGGCGCGCAGGTCCGCGCTGCCGACGACCTGCACGACCCGTTCGAGGCTGTCGTCGGGGGAGATGTCGGGCCCGATCTCGGCGGTGCCCCAGTCGGAGACCTCGCCGCGGCCGCGCTCCTGGGCCAGCTCGATCAGCAGATGCTGGTAGGAGTCGAGCCCGATGGCCCGGCAGAAGCGGGTCACCGTCGCCTGGGAGGTGCCGGTGCGGCGCCCCAGTTCGGCGGCCGAGCAGTGGGTGACGGCGGCCGGATCCTCCAGGATCAGCTCGCCGACCTTCCGCAGGGAGCCGGCCAGCCGGGGCAGTTCGGTGCGGATCAGTGTGGTGACGTCCGTCGGGGGCATGGGAAGAAGGTACCAGCCACCGTTTGCCCCGCAGGATGAATACCAGGACCGAGAACGCGGCCGTATCGCACCTGCGCTCATTGCCCGTGCCGTCCAGTATGTGATTTATTGATTCATCGATGTAGTAGTACGGGGTGGTTCAATCCACCAGTGGGGAGTGACGCGTGTCCGACGACTCTGTGAGCGCCCAGCGCTTCGCGCGCGAGAGCATGGCCGTCCTCGACCGCATTGCCGAGTCCGCCCGCGACGATGTGGCGCGCGCCGCCGAGCTGATCGCCGGCTGTGTGCGCGCGGACGGCGTGATCCAGGCCTTCGGCACCGGCCACTCCCAGGCCATCGTCCTCGAACTCGCCGGACGGGCGGGCGGGTTGGTGCCCACGAACCGGTTGAGCATCGCCGACCTCGTCCTGTACGGCGGCGACTCCCCGAGCGTCCTGGACGACCCGCTCCTGGAGCGCCGGGCCGGGGTGGCGGCCCGGCTCTACGAGCTCGCCGCACCGCGCCCCCAGGACCTCTTCGTCGTGATCTCCAACTCCGGCGTCAACAACGTCATCGTGGAGATGGCCCTGCAGGCCAAGGAGCACGGCCACCGCGTCCTCGCCCTCACCTCCCTCACCCACACCCGCGCCGTCCCCGCCGGACACCCCAGCGGCAAGAAGCTCGTCGACCTCGCCGACGTCGTCCTCGACAACGCGGCCCCGCGCGGCGACGCGCTGCTGGAGTTTCCGGGCGGCGGCGCGGTGTGCGCCCTGTCCACGCTGACCGGCGTGATGCTCGTCCAGATGGCCGTGGCCGAGGCCTCCGCCCAGCTCCTGGCGGCCGGGGAGCGACCGCCGGTGTACGTCTCGGCCAATGTGCCGGGCGGCTTCGAGGGCAACCTGGAGCTGGAGAAGCGGTACGCCGGACGGATCCGGCGCACCGCGAGCTGATCACTCCACGGGGACCGGCGTCAGCGCCACCGCCAGCGGATAGGCGCCCGTCTTCAGGGGTGCCCCGGTGGTGCCCGACGCGGTGTCGACCGGTACCAGGGCGTTGCCGTCCGCGGTGGTGACGTAGGCCGTGCGGCCGTTCCAGTCCAGGCCGACGTCGAACGCGGACCTGCCGACCGTGACCTCGGCGCCGGTGGCACCGGTCACCGTGTCGACCGGCGTGACGTAGTCCCCGGTACTGGGGCTGACCCACAGCGTCCGCCCGTCCGGTGACAGACCCAGCCCGTAGGCCTGGCCCGTGACCAGCAGCGTCGGCTCGGTGTCGTTCGACGCCGTGTCGATCGGAGTCACCGTCGAGCCACCGGAGTTGGACACGTACACCGTCCTCCCGTCCGGCGCCGCGACGACGTTGAAGGGGCGGGGACCGACGGGAATGGCCTTGCCGGCCCGTGCGGTGGTGAGGTCGACGGGGCTGACCGTGTTGTCGTGGATGTTGGCCACGTACAGGGTCCTGCCGTCGGGGGTGATCGCCATGTTCTCGGGTCCGTCGCCGACCGGGACGGGCGTGCCGGTTCTCAGCGTGCCGGTGTCGATCGACTGCACCGTGCCGTCCGTGTAGTTGGCGACCCAGAGCGTGCCGCCGTCCGGGGTGAGCGCGAGACCGGCGGGGACCTTGCCGACGGCGACCGTGGCGGTGACCGCGCCGCCGGCCACATCGATCACGCTGACCGTGTTCGAGCCCTGGTTGGCGGCGTACGCGGTACGCCCGTCCGCGCTCACGACGACCTCGCCGGGGTTGTTGCCGACCGCGATGTCCTTGGTCGTGCCGGTGGCGAGGTCGAGGGAACTCACCGACGCGCCACTGAAGTCGGCGGTCAGCGCACGGGGAGTGCCCGTGCCGTCGGTGACCTGCACGGGGAGTGCGCGATCGAGGAGGCCGGTGCCGGAGACCACCACGGAGTGGACGCCCTCCGTCTTGCCCGTGAGGGTGACGGTGACCGATGCCGGGGTGGTCGCCGTGCCCTCGGCGGGCGTGGCGGTGACGCCGTCGGGCACGTCGAGCTTCCAGGTGACGGTCTTGGCCCGCGCGTCGGACAGGTCGAGGGTGACCGTGGCGGAGGCCCCGGGCTCCAGCGACAGCGAGCTGGGGGTGAAGGAGGCGTCGATGCCGGGGTCGGGTGCGTTCTCCAGCATCGTCGTGTAGAGGAACTGGTCCATCACGCCCGGGGAGACCTGCTCGGGTACGGCGTCCAGTTCCTTGCGCTCGCCCCTCAGCTCGTTCCAGTACCTGGTGACGGCTTCGGTGTCCCCGTCCTTGTGAGCCAGCAGCAGGTCCACGGCGGTTTCGCCTGCCCCGCCGTAGCGGCCGAGCTTGTCGAGCCAGGCGGAGGTCTCGTCCAGGAAGCCGGGGTTGTCGAGGCGGGCGCGCAATTGGGCCGGGGTGGCGGCCATGTCGGTGAAGTAGCTCTTGAGCGCGGCGGCGGCTCGATCGAGGCCGCTGCCGTTCTCGTAGGCCTTGCGGAAGGCGGTGATCAGCCGGGTGAGGGTCGGGGATTCGGTCGGGTCGAGCTGGGAGGAGTAGTTGTTCTCGGCGAAGATCCGCAGCCATTTTGCGGCGGCGGACCCTGCGAGATCCCGTACGGACGCTAGGAAGGCGGCCCGCGGGTCGTACGCGTCGGGGTTCCACAGATAGGCGGCGGAGGTGAACAGCGCGATCCGGCTGGCCTCGCCCTGGACCATCGGGTTGGCGGTCACACCGGCCGACGCGCCTGCCACTGCGGGCGCGCGGCCGGTGTAGGGGCCGAGCAGGAGACGGCTGGTGACGTAGTCGTTGACCGGGTAGTTGTCCCAGATCAGGATCGGGTGGCCGTACACCTCGCGCGCGCGTGCCACCTGATCGGCGGTGATGGTCGGCGCGATCACCCCGACGCCGGTCCACTCGACGACCACGGACGGGTCGAGCTGCTCCCGCAGCGCCTTCTTGTACGGGGAGTCGGCGAGGTCGGAGTACTCGGTGGGGACCATCTCCAGCGGTTGGAGGTCCATGGGGGTCCCCCCGCTCGAGCGAAGTCGGGAGTGGGGGTGCTCGGCGGTGAACCGCTCCCACACGGTGTTGAGCAGATGCGCCTGGGCCGCGCCCGCCGCGCCCCCGCCCGTCCCGAACTTCTCCTCGTCGGCGGCGCAGTTCCACTTGGTGTAGCTGATGTCGTCTAGCGGGATCGCGAAGGAGCGGACGCCGATGTCGTACAGCGAGTCGAACTTGGCGGTGAGCGCCTTGATGTCGGCGCCGGAGGAGTAGCAGACGGAGAGCCCGGGGGAGAGGGCGTAGGTGAAACGGACGTGGTTGGCGCGGGCCCGGTCGACCAGTTCCTTCAGCTTGGCCAGCTCGGCGGGCGGGTACTCGTCGCGCCAGCGGGCGCGGAGGTAGTCGTCGTCCTTGGGGGAGTAGACGTAGACGTTCTGTTTCGTCCGGCCGTAGAAGTCCAGTTGGGCGAGGCGCTCGGCGTGCGACCACGGGGTGCCGTAGAAGCCCTCGATGACGCCGCGCAGGCCGGCCGTGGGCCAGTCGCGGACGGTCAGCGCGGGAACCCGGCCCCCGGTGGCGAGTTGGCGCAGGGTCTGGGCCGCGTAGAAGGTGCCCGCGGGGTCGACGCCGGAGAGGGCGACGAGGGCGCGGCCGTGGGAGCGTCCGGAGGCGAGGGTGTAACCGCCGGAGGGCAGCCCGGCGGGCGACTCGGCGTGGAGTTTGCGCAACGCCGCCCCCGTGGCGGTGTTCTCGCCGGGGCCGCCGACATAGACCGTGAGGCCGGAGGCAGGCGGCTTCTCGCCCGCGTTCACGGTGACGATGCGCTCGGCGCCGGCATCGCGCAGCACGGATTCGACGAGGTGTCGGGCGGAGGGGTCGGTCCCCGGACCGACGACTTCAACGACCCTGTCCGGAACGGTGAGTCGGCCCGCGCCGGTGTGCATGCTCTTGGGGGTCGGCCATACCTGCGGGGTTCGGGTGGGGGGCTCGGGGGCGGCGGCTGCGGTCGGTGCGGCCGGTGCGCACAGGCCGAGGGTCAGCAGCAGGGCGGCGGTGGCCGATATGACCGGGCGCCGTGGACGTCTGACACGAGGGGGTGGAAGCACAGGTCCTCCCGGGGTGAATGTATCCACCGGGAGATGCTAGGGATGCTGAATGCTTCATTCAATGGCGCCGGAACATACGCCCCGGCGCAGATGGGCGCACACTGGAAGAGTGCTGTCGGTGCTCAAGGGGGTGTCGACATGGCTGCGTCGAAATGCACGAGGGTGCGGCTGTGGCGGTGGCGGCGGAGTCCGCTGCGGCGGCGCAGTGACCTCATCGAGGCCTGGGTCGTGCTGTGCGGCTGGGTGTTCGCGCTGGTCGCCGCCCTGTTCGCGGGCCTGGCGGCGGCGGACGCGGTCGTGCACTCGGCGCAGGAGCAGCGGGCCCAGAGCCACAAGGTCACGGCCGTACTCGTGAAGGACGCCGAGGATCCGGGGCCCTCGCGGGTCACCACCGACCATCTCGTGTGGGCCACCGTCCGCTGGACCGAACCGGACGGCTCGACCCGCACGGACGAGGCACGCGTACCGCCGAAGGCGCAGGCGGGCAGCAAGGTCGAGGTGTGGGCCGACCGCCACGGCGCCATCGCCAACGAGCCGCTGTCCGAGAGCGAGCTGGTGCTGCACTCGATCGCCGGAGGCGTCCTGGCCGGTGCGGCCACCGCCGGCATCGTGCTGGGGTCCACCTGGGTGGTACGGCTGGGTCTGGAGCGGCGGCGGCTGGAGCAGTGGGCCGCGGAGTGGGAGCGGATGGACACGCCGTGGGGGTGGAAGACGGGTTGATGCGGCGGCCCACGGCGGCCCACTGCCTTGCTTGTGTTCCGGGCTTGTGTTCCGGCAGGACTGCTTGCCTTCCGTCAGCCCGCCGACGGGCTCGGGGCCGGGGACGCGGTGTTGAGGTCCTGCAGGCCCTTGGGGATGGGGAGGGTGAGGACCGGGGTGCCCGGCTGCGGCGGGGGCGGCGTGGTCTGGTCCTGGGGGAGCTTCGGCGGGGTGGTCTGCTGGAAGTTGTTCGCGTCGAAGTTCACCAGGCCGGTCTTCTCCAGGACCGTCATGTGGTCGAGCACGGTGTCGTTCGCCTGGTCGGCCAGCTGACGGACCAGCGTGTTCTGGGTGTTGGCCCGGATCTTGGCGACCACCGGGAAGATCTGGCCGTGGGTCACCCGCATGATGGCGGTGGCCGTGGCGTCGAACTCCTTGCCGGTCTTGGAGTCCGCGGTCGCCACGAACTGCTGCTGCTGCGGGCTCGCCTGGTTGGGCAGGGTGATGCCCAGTTCGGGTGCGATCTTGCGGCAGGTCTCGTCGAGTCGGCCGTGTCCGACGACCAGGTGCTGGCCGGCCTCCTTCATGGCCGCGGTCGTGCCCTTCTGCATCGCGATCAGCCCGAGCGGGTGCTCCCACAGCCCCGCCGCGCGGACCTTGACGACGAAGTCCCGGTCGGCTTCGGTCAGCGGCCCGTAGCGGGTGTTGGCGATGACGCGGTCCTGCGAGGCGGACGTGGTCTCCACGCCGAGCATGGCGGGGTAGGCGAGGGCGGAGAGGGTGAGTACGAGGGCGCCTCCCACGAAGACGGTTCCTACCATGCGGCGCGAGATGGGCATCGTGCCTAGCCTCCTGACGTGAGCTGCTCGGTCCCCAGGAGGTACGTAGGGAAAGCGCGAAACAATCACCGGTGCAGGCAAAAAGTTAGGGGCCCGCTGTGCGTCGTGCGTCACGTTCGGGTCTCAGCGCAGGTGGCGCTCGAAGAAGGCCGTGGATCAGCGGCGGCTCGGTGCCCCCCGCCCCACCGCCAAGGGAATCCATTGTGATGCGCATCACAGTAGGGCTAGGGTGATAGCGCCTGGGGAAGCCCACAGGGCCGCGGGTCGAGCGGCGGCGCGCGTGACCGGGCCGGCTCCGGGTGAGGGAAGTGATCCCTTTGACCGTGGCCTGGGACGACATCGGCGGGCTCGTCGATGCCCACGAACGCTTCCTCGCCGGCTCACTGGTCGAGTCGGACGTCCGGGACTCGGTGCTCGATTCGTGGAAGCGATGCCGCTCCGTCGGGCTCGAGCCACACCGGCTGCTGGTCCGCTACACCGCTGACGTGGCACTGGACGACCGGTTGCTGCGCGCTGTCGACCCGGTTCTGAAGGGCCTGGCCGCCTCGCTCGCCGACGTGGGGATGACCATCGCCCTGTGCGACGGACAGGGCCGGATGGTCCAGCGGCTCGGCGGTGGCCGGCAGCTGAGCGAGCGCCTCGACGCGGTGCAGTTCGCGCCCGGGTTCGACGCCTCGGAAGCGGTCGTGGGCACCAACGGTGTCGGCACCGCCCTCGCCGAGCGCGGTCCGGTCTATGTCGCCGGCCGGGAGCACTTCGCCGACTGCCTGCAGCCCTTCGCCTGTGCGGGCGCGCCCGTCCGGGACCCGTTCAGCGGGCGTATCGAGGCCGTCCTCGACCTCACCTGCCTGCGCGACCAGGGCGACCCGGTCATGGTGCGGATGGTCCGTGACGCCGCCCGGGACATCGAGGGCCGGCTGCTGGAGCAGGCCACCCAGCGGGAACGTGCGCTCATCGCCGCGTACCGGCGGGCCGACGGCTACGCGCGGGGTTGGCCGAAGCAGCCCGCGGCGCAGCCGTTCGGCCACGACGTCGACCCTCTCGGCTCTCTCGGCCGGATCGATCTGGCGGTGCTGCGCGAGCGGGCCGAGGAACTCATCGCCTCACCGCGGCGCACCTTCGCCGAGGTCACCCTGCCCAGCGGGCGGACCGCCACCCTGTTGCGCCGGCAGGTCAGGGGAGCGGCGGGGGAGACCGGCGTCGCCGTCGAGGCCCGCGTCCTCGGCGGCCCACGGCTGCGTCACGTCCGTCCGGCACCTTCGGTCGCGCAGCCCCTGGCCGCATCGGCGGTACAGGGCACGCTCGGCTCGGCCGTCGGGGCCGTCGGGGCCGCGCAGGCCGTCCAGGCCATGCCGGTCGCGCTGGTCGCGCCGCCCGCCTCCGACGAGCCCGCACCGCCACCGCCCCGACCCCAGTCCGAGCCGGAGTCCACCAAGCCACCCCCCGTGCCGGAATCAGCCACAGCACCGCCCGCCACGACGCGCACCGTCGTCCCCACCCCCGCCGGACCGCCCTCTCACGCCCCCACCCCGACCGGACCGGACGGCGAGAGTGCCGGCGCCGAAGGGTGGCTGCTTCTCGTCGGTGAGCCCGGGGTCGGCCGGCTCGCCGTTCTGGCGCGGCGCCGGCTGGAGCTGCTGCACGACGCGAGTGTCCGGATCGGCACCACCCTGGATGTCACCCGCACCGCGGAGGAGCTCGCCGAGGTGACCGTCCCCCGGTTCGCCGACTTCGTCGCCGTCGACCTGCCCGACTCCGTGCTGAGAGGCGAGGAACCGGAGGCTCTCGGCGGTGGTACGGCGCTGCGCCGGGTGGCCATCCGCGCCGTACGCAAGGAGCCCCACAAGCTGTACGA of the Streptomyces sp. T12 genome contains:
- a CDS encoding beta-N-acetylglucosaminidase domain-containing protein, with the translated sequence MLTLGLCAPAAPTAAAAPEPPTRTPQVWPTPKSMHTGAGRLTVPDRVVEVVGPGTDPSARHLVESVLRDAGAERIVTVNAGEKPPASGLTVYVGGPGENTATGAALRKLHAESPAGLPSGGYTLASGRSHGRALVALSGVDPAGTFYAAQTLRQLATGGRVPALTVRDWPTAGLRGVIEGFYGTPWSHAERLAQLDFYGRTKQNVYVYSPKDDDYLRARWRDEYPPAELAKLKELVDRARANHVRFTYALSPGLSVCYSSGADIKALTAKFDSLYDIGVRSFAIPLDDISYTKWNCAADEEKFGTGGGAAGAAQAHLLNTVWERFTAEHPHSRLRSSGGTPMDLQPLEMVPTEYSDLADSPYKKALREQLDPSVVVEWTGVGVIAPTITADQVARAREVYGHPILIWDNYPVNDYVTSRLLLGPYTGRAPAVAGASAGVTANPMVQGEASRIALFTSAAYLWNPDAYDPRAAFLASVRDLAGSAAAKWLRIFAENNYSSQLDPTESPTLTRLITAFRKAYENGSGLDRAAAALKSYFTDMAATPAQLRARLDNPGFLDETSAWLDKLGRYGGAGETAVDLLLAHKDGDTEAVTRYWNELRGERKELDAVPEQVSPGVMDQFLYTTMLENAPDPGIDASFTPSSLSLEPGASATVTLDLSDARAKTVTWKLDVPDGVTATPAEGTATTPASVTVTLTGKTEGVHSVVVSGTGLLDRALPVQVTDGTGTPRALTADFSGASVSSLDLATGTTKDIAVGNNPGEVVVSADGRTAYAANQGSNTVSVIDVAGGAVTATVAVGKVPAGLALTPDGGTLWVANYTDGTVQSIDTGTLRTGTPVPVGDGPENMAITPDGRTLYVANIHDNTVSPVDLTTARAGKAIPVGPRPFNVVAAPDGRTVYVSNSGGSTVTPIDTASNDTEPTLLVTGQAYGLGLSPDGRTLWVSPSTGDYVTPVDTVTGATGAEVTVGRSAFDVGLDWNGRTAYVTTADGNALVPVDTASGTTGAPLKTGAYPLAVALTPVPVE
- a CDS encoding DUF4142 domain-containing protein, whose product is MPISRRMVGTVFVGGALVLTLSALAYPAMLGVETTSASQDRVIANTRYGPLTEADRDFVVKVRAAGLWEHPLGLIAMQKGTTAAMKEAGQHLVVGHGRLDETCRKIAPELGITLPNQASPQQQQFVATADSKTGKEFDATATAIMRVTHGQIFPVVAKIRANTQNTLVRQLADQANDTVLDHMTVLEKTGLVNFDANNFQQTTPPKLPQDQTTPPPPQPGTPVLTLPIPKGLQDLNTASPAPSPSAG
- a CDS encoding SpoIIE family protein phosphatase — protein: MIPLTVAWDDIGGLVDAHERFLAGSLVESDVRDSVLDSWKRCRSVGLEPHRLLVRYTADVALDDRLLRAVDPVLKGLAASLADVGMTIALCDGQGRMVQRLGGGRQLSERLDAVQFAPGFDASEAVVGTNGVGTALAERGPVYVAGREHFADCLQPFACAGAPVRDPFSGRIEAVLDLTCLRDQGDPVMVRMVRDAARDIEGRLLEQATQRERALIAAYRRADGYARGWPKQPAAQPFGHDVDPLGSLGRIDLAVLRERAEELIASPRRTFAEVTLPSGRTATLLRRQVRGAAGETGVAVEARVLGGPRLRHVRPAPSVAQPLAASAVQGTLGSAVGAVGAAQAVQAMPVALVAPPASDEPAPPPPRPQSEPESTKPPPVPESATAPPATTRTVVPTPAGPPSHAPTPTGPDGESAGAEGWLLLVGEPGVGRLAVLARRRLELLHDASVRIGTTLDVTRTAEELAEVTVPRFADFVAVDLPDSVLRGEEPEALGGGTALRRVAIRAVRKEPHKLYDVGDLVEYVPSTPQARCLETRRSVLEPVLADAGGWIAQDPARLERVLAAGIHSLITVPLRARGTTLGVVSFYRSLRPAAFEDDDLSLAQELSGRAAICIDNARRYTREHNTALTLQRSLLPRGRSEQSAVEVAYRYLPAQAGVGGDWFDVIPLSGARVALVVGDVVGHGLHAAATMGRLRTAVHNFCALDMPPEDLLTHLDDLVGRLDRGEGWAAENTPDSGIVGATCLYAVYDPVSRRCTLTRAGHPLPAVVAPDGTVEFVDLPSAPPLGLGGMPFETIELELAEGSQLVLYTDGLVEDRHRDIDAGLDQLRTVLAGVGRPPEETCEAVLDALLPTRPGDDVALLVARTHTLGADRVAQWDLPSDPAVVSRSRAAVTDRLAAWDLDDLAFSTELIASELVTNAIRHAVGPVQLRLLRDRALICEVSDGSSTSPRLRRARSTDEGGRGLFLVAQLTERWGTRYTPNGKIIWTEQPLP